The DNA window CGATTCTGGGTCTTGGCGTTGCCGTCGCCTATATTACGGGCCTTTTGCTCTATTCCGCCGCCATCTTAGGGTTATTGTTCATTGGTTTTCTGGTCGTAACCATGTTCCGCCATCCTGAACGGTTTCCCGTGGCGACCGGCACCGCCGAGCAGTTCAAACAGGCGCTTGCTTTGATGGTGGGTCTTCCGGCGATGGTGATTGTTGCACTTGTCTATATCGGTACGACTGAGGTGGTCAGCGAACAGGTGCCATATCTGATGGCGATCTTGCTGCACGTTGCCGGCATTATTGCGGTTTTGGCGATGTTGCGCATTCCAACGTCGAAGCAGCAGCAGATCCGCAATAACATCCTCAGTTTGAATGGTTATTTCCGCGGCGAGATAGATGGTCCGGCAATGTCGGTCGAATCCTACGAGCACTATCTGCCATTCGCCGTTGCGCTTGATGTCGAGCAACGCTGGACCGAATGCTTCAATCAGTGGCGAGAAAACGAAAAGATGGAGACCTATGCTCCGGATTGGCGGAGCAGTTCTTAAAGGGGCGGCGATATCGAAGTCTGTTTCAATTCAGCTGAAGACAACCGCGCCAAGATGACTTTCCCTTGCCGAATCACTAACGTGCGATCAACAAATCGGGGAGCCCATCCGCATGTATCTAATACTCGCTCTTATCGTTGTCATCGCGCTTTACATCGTCTTCATCTATAACGGCCTGGTTCGCTCCCGGCAGATGGCTGAGGAAGCCTGGTCGGGCATCGATGTGCAGTTGAAGCGCCGCGCCGATCTGATCCCGAACCTGATCGAGACCGTCAAGGGTTATGCCGCCCATGAGAAGTCGACGCTCGAGGAGGTGGTTTCACTCCGTAACAAGGCGCAGGCCGTGCCATCCGGCGATGTCGCCGGCAGGGCGCAGGTGGAAGGGCTGCTCGGCCAGGCACTCGGGCGCGTCATCGCGCTCGCCGAGGCCTATCCGGATCTCAAGGCCAACCAGAATTTTGCCGAGCTACAGGAATCGCTGGAAGCCATGGAAGGCGAGCTGCAGATGTCGCGGCGTTATTACAATGGTGCGGCCCGCGATCTGAACGTCAAGGTCGAAAGCTTCCCCTCCAATCTCGTTGCCGGCCAGTTCGGTTTTGCCAAGCGGGAATATTTCGAAATCACCAATGAGGCCGATCGTGCCGTCCCCAGCGTCAAATTCTGACGATCCGGCATTTTGCCTTTGCGAAAAAGCGATTAAGAGCAAGGGCAGGTGGCGACGCGCCTTAGCCTCGCTCATGGACGGAAGACATAGCATGACACGCAAAGCCAAACTCACGATCATCCCGCCGGGCAAGCCGCTTTCGGGCCGCGCCATGCCGCCGGGATCGAAGTCGATCACCAACCGCG is part of the Rhizobium bangladeshense genome and encodes:
- a CDS encoding LemA family protein, with the protein product MYLILALIVVIALYIVFIYNGLVRSRQMAEEAWSGIDVQLKRRADLIPNLIETVKGYAAHEKSTLEEVVSLRNKAQAVPSGDVAGRAQVEGLLGQALGRVIALAEAYPDLKANQNFAELQESLEAMEGELQMSRRYYNGAARDLNVKVESFPSNLVAGQFGFAKREYFEITNEADRAVPSVKF